agtgtgtgagtgaatgtgtgtgtgtgtctgtgttgccctgtgaaggactggtgccccctccagggtgtattcccgccttgtgcccaatgattccaggtaggctctggacccaccgcgaccctgaattccAGAGCGGAACTCTACCGGAGTATCAGCCTGTGGTCCTGCCCTCTGTCTAATCCCATTAAAGTTATGTATCTCAACCCGGGTTGCCAGGtataacacaaaataaaagtatgCTATGCAATAAAGCATCCTGTTGCCATGGAAGTGACCAAGGGAACAGAGATAACATTAGGTTCTACTGGACCTAAATCTGCCTCAGCATCCTTCTAAAAgactccatgaccagagacgaGAAGAAATACCAGCAATGTATTTGAAAAATGAAGGCTCAGAAGCAGCAAGACAAACTAAAATCTTATTTACATGGAAGAATAGTTAAAGTTGggtaattttctcctgaacaaaaactgcatttttactGATAAACTGTAAAAGTACAGAAGCTTATGGTAAATGGATTAAAGGTGTATACATGGTGTTTTTTGGGTATTATATAGAAAATGAAGGAAAGATGTaaacactgatgtgtgtgttttaaacaaagaaaatgaggaATAACTGCATATCAATGTGTCTTGAAGAAACTGTCTTGAtcaaaaaatttcaaaattcatCTTACACTTGTTTGTGTAATTCATTGTTACCTTTTGATCAACCTGCCAACAAActtcgcagcaggtagtgtcgcagtcacacagctccagggacctggaggttgtgggttccattcccgctccgggtgactgtctgtgaggagttggtgtgttctccccgtgtctgcgtgggtttcctcccacagtccaaaaaaacaagttggtaggtggattggcaactcaaaagtgtccgtaggtgtgagtgtgtgagtgaatgtgtgtgtgtttgtctgtgttgccctgtgaaggactggtgccccctccagggtgtattcccgccttgtgcccaatgattccaggtaggctctggacccaccgcgaccctgaattggataagcggttacagataatgaatgaatgaatgccaacAAACTTGTACTTCACATctggggaggagagggaggaggcagacaACTCTAATTTTGAACCTGTATTGCAGTTCCCATTTTAAACAATAAtgctacatttttacattttaatttattgaatGTTACAAAATACATTAATTGCCTGTAACTGCGTATccaggtgggtctggagcctacccggagtcactggccacaagacaggaacacaccctggaaggggcccCAGTGTTACAAAATACAGTAGGACTGAATATCATGGGTGTTAGATTAAAAAACCATTGAACGGAAGACAATGGGAATATATCCTTCaaagaatttttaaaaagtgtgaaGTTGTATGCCCCATGACTTTTCCTAGGGGGTGGGATCTCAGAGTGCAGAGAATATCTTATTTCATGGCTCTGTGCTACTCAATTACTGTGTCTAACTAATCATGCGCTACCCTTATTTATGCAGCCACAACAGGAGCAAAGGGACAGCTCAGCAAAATAAGGCACTTGGGGTATTAAATAAGGAACATAAAATATCCTACAACATTTCTGTTTGGAAGTCCATCTGCAAatgcaaatacaaatgcaaatgTGATGGGTGTCATCATAAACATGCATTTTAACTGCTGTTTTATAGCTTTGTTTACATGAATGGAATGTATGCTGTAGAGAATGAGTGATATATTTTGCATTGaatatctttatttaaaaaaaagccagGGAAATTCACTTTCCCATGTTATGGGCCCGTTTAAAATGTTGTGTACGTTGTTAACTTTTAGGCAATATTATGCATTCTCTCACtgtgtgattttaaaaagtttcaGTTATTTACCTCACTGCCACTGGCCAAGGCGAATCCTCCTCCAAGCAGCAGGACAATGTTCCAGGGCATTCGTTCATGCACCACCTTCCAGGTGAGCAGAGCTGGAGGAGACTTCTGCTTCCTCGGAGTCTGGTTCTCACTGCTCTCTTCTGCTGAAGAGAAGGTTAAACCTCAGCATTAGCCCATGTGTTTATCTCCATTAAAAATTGATTATGAATGAATCTCCCATGATGCAACTGTCTAAAGCCAGAATCTCTGTCTGGGTGTACAGGAAGTTCCTGCCTTTTGCATGTTACTTAGCACCATGCTAGCCAACATGGAGGTCTGTTAGCTACACAACAAAGAGTGAAACCAACTTGTTCATATATAcaatattaatcattttaagaTAATTTTGCCAGTTTTAAGACATATGCTCAAAACAATAAATTTATATTCCAATAAAATTAGATTATTATAACCAGGATGATTTCATTTGCCAGGGTGTATATGAACAGATTTGGGCTGTTAGTATTCTCCTCAGAATTGTATGATGttattgtgttagcagcagttcacTGGATTCATGTTTTGAAAGAAACCCTCCAAGCATTTTAGTGTGATGTGTTTCGATGAGACCTAGCCAAGGGTGGGATCTGGAATGGCTAAAATGGTGGGAAAGTATTGGTTAAGTAAAAAAAACCTGCATAATTTACAGTATATCCTCTGTAGTGATGTAATTTCTTTATTCTGTTTATGGAATCCCATTACCCTCTCCATCATCGTAATCTAGATTGCAGGAGCTGGTGCATGGCAACTCAGATGGGATGATGAAAAATAGAGTTGACATAAGAATGGCCACAGTGCCATCAGTCACAAACCTGTAACAGACATGAAAAGTAAATGCAAAAAGTAACTAAAACTATTTTTAAAGCATCTTTAAATGAGCAAGTAATCATTTTTACAAACAAAAGTGGAAAAATAGtgaatatgtacattttaaaatgttttgttgtcaCTGAATTAGCCACAAAGCTACATAGAGCAGGGTTAAAATcttaaaataggtttagtacagaaacTCTGATAAAACCAGGCCTCAAGCAGTCAGTATTAGTGGCAGTTTcataacacaaagaaaaaatattggAGAAAATGATTGATTGCTCTTTTAAAAACGTCTACAAAAATGTAACCCAAaaaaattttgaaatatcacacccCTTCCACTGGAGGGAGCTCTGACTCTTTAGATCTAGTATATTTCAAACCATTGAAAAGTTCTGTGGAACAATATTTCACAATGATTAAAtctgaatataaataatatttaatcaatATATCTATAATTGTGCCAAAAGCATAGCACATTGTTTGCTATCATGACAactgacaaaaatataaaattgaaaatatattttaaataatacaaaaatgaaatataaataaatataattggaCCAGTATTattgttatacattttttaacacaACCTAATGAGACTACTGTCCTCCATTGCCAGCATCTGTATCAAATCTGTCCAAGCCATTGTAGAATATGTTTGGAGAATAAGCAATGATTTACCTCTTTGCACACTTGCTTTGCTTTGCTCTATGATACACCAAAGGCAGTTATAGATGAGAAAATTTAAATTCACTGCTTTTCAGAAGGAATGAAGCACTGTTTCCATGAGCTGGAAGGGTACCAATGAATGTGTCCACATAATTATAAGGACTTCAGCACAACTATGACTTCAGCCCAGATTTCAGCTTGCTATATTTTGCTGCAGTTATTGTTGTATGATTTTACATGTTCTCTTGCTATTACATAGTTCATAATAGGTTGAATGCCATTAGGTATTTTTAGGTATATTACAGGATAAAACTTAAATGCTTGTTTGCACTTACTGTCCTTTCTTGTTGAGTTCTGTAGCCCAGCCGGGCATAAAACCTGGTTCTCTAGTGAACCACAGCACCACCAGCGTCACAAAGACAGTGAGAACTGCACCTTCAGCAAACTTCATATTGCCCAGCTTCCTATATTCCTCCTTCATCACTTTATAAGCCTCTCGATCTCCTTCATTACTTGAGCCACAGCCAAAAGACTTCTTAAAACTAAAGACACAGGAACAGAGGGTACAAAGCACTTGTTGGACATTAGAAGTATATTAGactattttaaacaaacaaataaataaataaataaaacctacttttataataaaatatgggAATGAACCATCAAAGTGGACTAGTATTCTGGCCTGGTTTACCTAGTCACCCTATGTGTAAAATCATTTCTACATTCAGTGGAAACATTTTAATCAACATGCCTCCAACAGAAGTGCTGCAAATAATGTGAGATGCTACATTGGCTTAGATTTTAAAGGTgatattcacaattttaattaaatacactaTTCAGAGAAAGTTCTGATATCAGGTATGTCTGCGCACTAGTGAACTCTCTGGTGTTTGTATGCAGACCTTAATAGAATCTGCAGGCAgttggatggtggagagacctctgaatgtttaaaaagcttgaaaagagatgaggatattgctctctTCCTCTGTGCATAAGTGGCTGGCTAGTGGTCAGGATTGattgacaccacagggattcGTAAAATTGTGATGCAATTTGTTTAATGCATGTTAAAAAGGCAAAAGTCACTCGTTGTTCTGTCTACTTAAATTCTTAATTAACTCATAATTGAACTCAGTTCAGTGAATGCATCATGCAGACATTTCCAGTTTGTCTGTctcaaattaaacataaaaactcACTTGACACCCAGGTACATGCACTGTAGCCACAGCCAGGAGAAAAGAAGCATCAGCACCATGTTGGGGAAGGCAAAGCCAAACCAGCTGGCAAAATTAATCACATCAGGGTTGTCTGGGAAGATGCTGTGAAGATAAGGATATTGTTTAAGAAATGCTTTTTAGGAAATGCTGGACACATATTTACAGTGGTTTATATGCAATACTGTGTGGTCATGGCATTAAGGTAGAGGTCTAGAAATGATGCTGGATgataagttctggatcacaaatgtcaCACTAGCTCATAAAAAAGGCTCCATCCATGTTGCTCCATCACTTGGCTCCACGGTCCAACACACATCTGTATTAACAGTGGTTTTCAGTGATTTTAAAGAGTTGTCTACAAAGTTTGGACATACATTCCTAGTTTACATTAAAAGTAATCAAATGAGACAACTTTGAGATTTGATTGGCTGAAGACTCTTACTCGTCCATCTGGCCTTTGAGGATGAGGTTTGGAGTGGTGCCTGTTAAGGTGGCCGTTCCACCGATGCTGGccgagtaacacacacacaggctcatgCCTTTATTCAGTAAAAGGTACTTCTGCTCCCGAGCCTTCCTCTTTGCCTCTAAGGCTGAGTTCCATTCACATTCTTCATCAGAAACTTCACCTGTTAGCAGCAAAGGTGGGAAATGTTATTTCTTCTCATTTATGAGTTCTACTGCAACTAGACCAGTGTTTAACCCTCTGTATCCTGCAGACCCCCagcaatatataataattttcaCAGCCGTGTTCATTTAACAGTTGGACCAACTACCCCAGGGTATTTCAGTGGTTGTAGTCCCACCTAAAGTCAGCATTGCAGTCACTTTCATGAAATGCACAATCCTTTGTCAATAAAGATTCAGTGAATTAAAACCTAGTCTACCATGTAATTAGCAAGCAATTGGCTAAGCACTGCTGCATATGGCTTCCAGAGACTTTTCATATTAATCTCATTTTTGTGGTAGATACATCCCATCATATGGCAACAGTCTGTAATGCTTGTCATAGCTACCTTTCTTCAACCCCTTTGAAATTATCTTGTTACCCCAAGGTTGATGATAACTCTTACTGTAATAATTAGTTCTGCATATTGACAAGTTTTGTCAACTGCTATTTATCATTAGTGCAACACAGGTTCACTCAAAACTATTTAACCCCAAAgatggtttatatatatatatatatatatatatatatatatatgtgtgtgtgtgtgtgtgtgtgtgtgtgtgtgtgtgtgtgggaaatttttcatatatatatatatatatatatatatatatatatatatatatatatatatatatatatatatatatatatatatatatatatatatataaatctgcAAAAGATATGAACAGTCTATAATTTTAAGTGTAGTTttagtgagagaaagtgagagaaagaatatCTAAAAGAAAATCCAGAAAATCACAGAAGATCCCTCTAGCAAACAAGACTTGATACTTGGTGGCAAAACCCTTGTTGGCAAGCACAGCAGTCAGACATTTTTTGTAGTTGATGGTGAGGTTTGTGCACATGTCAGGAGGAATTTTGGTCCACTCATCTTTTCAGATCATTTCTAAATCATTGAGATTTTAAGGTTATCGCTTGGTAACTCAGACCTTCAGCTCCCTCCATAAGTTTTCTATGGGATTAAGGTCTGGAGACTGGCTAAGCCACTCCATGACCTCAATGTGCTTCTGTTTGAGACACTCCTTTGTTGCCTTGGCTGTatgttttgggtcattgtcGTGCTGGAAGACCCAGCCACTACTCATTTTTAATGTCCTGGTGGAGGGAAGGAGGTTGTCATTCAGGATTTTACAGTACATGGCTCCATCCATTCTCCCATTGATGCGGTGAAGTAGTCTGATGCTCTTAGCAGAGAAACACCCCAAAAACATGTTTCCACCTCCATGCTTGACTGTGGGGGGCGGTGTTCTATGGGTCATAGTCAGCATTTCTTTTCCTCCAAACACGGTGAGTTGAGTTAAGGCCAAAGAGCTCAATTTTtgtctcatctgaccagagcacctttTCCCAGTCACTCTCAGAATCATCCAGGGGTTCATTGGCAAACTTCAGACGGGCCTGCACATGTACCTTCTTGAGCACGGGGACGTTACGGATTTTAATCCATTAGGGCATAATGTGTTACCAATGGTTTTCTTGGTGACTGTGGTCCCAGCTGCCTTAAGATCATTAACAAGTTCCCACCATGTAGTTTTAGGCTGATCTCTCACCTTCCTCATGATCAAGGATACCCCACAAGGTGAGATTTTGCATGGAGCCCCAGATCAAGGTTGACAGTCATTTTGTATTTCTTCCATTTTCTTACAATGGCACCAACATTTGTCTCTTTCTCAACCAGTGTCTTCAACCCATGGTTTTCtagcctatatatatatatatatatattgtaatggatacgatgaatgtgtattaatatctaataagaaattttgactttctgaagatgtgattttaaatacccaagccttcgctagttttcagagacatctccaacaAAAATCGGAATGTGAGATTAGCATCCAGAGCAGGCTTGTAAAACCTCACTCCAGGACGTTTACCACCCAAGGTCCCAGGGTCAAGAAGAGAATGTCTGcaaaatgcagagaaacaaacagactcaaacttgattaaaactgttctctcacaccttttgaaagattgttaaacaaaacaatcacaaaccttaattcccattggtttaaaacaatttgtttTAACAAAGTTACAtatatgtgcacaactgtttgaaattaatcctgttttgacaatcaaaataggtggaactAATTCACGTGTTTAAAgtaatttttgtttatatgaatttatgtagtaccaaggtagccacatactatgtgtttagttggttaataattatatagaacatggttgtctttttcttaatgatattactttgtgttgaAGATGACCTACTTTTCTAAGCTTTTAGACAGGTAAGGACAgtacatattagttaatggctcccaataattaattatcattgactccgctatgtagtgctactgccaccgcaacgtgtgcatactacttccactacaatatatatatatatatatatatatatatacagaactGTTTTTCTGGCAGTGTATTTTAacaatgatttatttaaaaaaattattactcTGGTCTTTGATGAAATTGTCCACGGGAAGTTTGGTGGTTGTGACTTCAGACATTACAAAGGCCTGATTATCTCTGCCCTCCTTCAGCTCTCTTTCATCACTCTCTGCCTCTGTGTTACAGAGCTGCTCCAGAACGGCCTGAGCTATGGGCAGCATCATAGCTGTAGTAGCTGTGTTACTGATCCACATAGAAAGGAATGCTGTCACACTCATGAAGCCAAGCATCAGCCTAAAGAAAAGTAGAGGAAGGAAATGGAAGTGAATAAGAAAATGTCCCAGTCCAAATCATCTTCAAAATGTCTTTATGGGTCAAAGAAATTAATTATTTGCAATATAAGTTAAAGGAGCTATAACTGACATAATATGAAGAATTTAATTGCTTTGTGGACCCTGAATGAGCATGATTTTCCCAATTGAGCAGGTCCCTCAGATGGGGCAACTATCTTAAAAAATAGTTTGGTATAGAGTCTAGGGCactccatgaaaaaaaaataacatattgCTCCTTATTGAGATTGCGTTCCAGGTActgaccatttctattggttcatacTTTATGAATGTGTCACACACTGCAGAGGATATCTGTCTTCAAATGATCACTGAATGCAAATATTGAAAAATGGAAATGCATgggtttttggacagtgaaCATATAAGAAACCTTTTAGTGGATTTTCTAATATTTCCATGCAGTCTATATATTGGAGCATATTGTTCAAATGCTACTATGGGATATTTACAATCCTTAAGAAAATGAAATTCAGCTACACTAAATCAGCGTTTTTATCCTAATTATATTATGGTTTGCACTAGCTCATCTTTCATACTGCATCAATACCTGCTGATAAAATGATCTTCATTGATATATAGTCATGTCATCTTGTGGAGTTAACGTTATGTGTTATTTTTTCATCTAGCTTTATTatatacactacactgatcaCACACAGCTGCATATCTGCGCTTTATGTACATTCTGTATAAAGTGCTGCTGTAATGTGTTACACCATGTATCTGAAGAGCCATGTTTGTTCCAATATATACAAGTCATAATGAGGAATGGCAATAAACTTGACTTAATAAGAACATTCTCTTACAGAGCAGGTCGAACTCCCACGATCAGTAGGACCCTGAGTGCAATGCGTTTGTGTAAgttccagtgctccacagcTATAGCCACCAGCAGCCCACCGATAAACAGCATGTTAGAGTCCTTCAGgtacatcacacacacctgccacAAGCACAAATATAGTGAAGCTTTGCACTATAGATTACTGTTAAGTCTTGTTCTTTAATGTTCAGGATTTCACAGGACCAACACTggtttgtggtggtggtgtgttagggtgtgttgtgctggcgcaagtggataagacacagcagtgtggctggagttttaaaacgtGTGTCCACTCATGATCCCCACCTACTGTGTTGGTTTTGTAAATGAAAAGTCAGAGTAATTAGCTGatatgttgctgcacagtttgtgttttcatcttttagtccttcatcagttaAAAAGTGGACGCTGTTAATGAGAATGATTTACCAGCCAAAtgatacctgccctgtggtagTCCTAAATTGAGCACCAGTGAGAGTGGGCTAACAGAGCAACTGATGGACTACCAGCTATAATAGTAAAACTACAAAATACAGctgtatggacagtggagctggtaaaatggaaaataagtGTAGGAACAATGAGGTAATTTTACTGTTAaagctg
This genomic interval from Hoplias malabaricus isolate fHopMal1 chromosome 15, fHopMal1.hap1, whole genome shotgun sequence contains the following:
- the slc13a2 gene encoding solute carrier family 13 member 2, which codes for MALYWCTECMPLAVTALLPVILFPLLGIMESSQVCVMYLKDSNMLFIGGLLVAIAVEHWNLHKRIALRVLLIVGVRPALLMLGFMSVTAFLSMWISNTATTAMMLPIAQAVLEQLCNTEAESDERELKEGRDNQAFVMSEVTTTKLPVDNFIKDQSEVSDEECEWNSALEAKRKAREQKYLLLNKGMSLCVCYSASIGGTATLTGTTPNLILKGQMDDIFPDNPDVINFASWFGFAFPNMVLMLLFSWLWLQCMYLGVNFKKSFGCGSSNEGDREAYKVMKEEYRKLGNMKFAEGAVLTVFVTLVVLWFTREPGFMPGWATELNKKGQFVTDGTVAILMSTLFFIIPSELPCTSSCNLDYDDGEEESSENQTPRKQKSPPALLTWKVVHERMPWNIVLLLGGGFALASGSEESGLSLWLGQSLAPLKNIPPFAISMILCLLVGTFTECSSNTATTTLFLPILASMATAIELHPLYVMLPCTICASLAFMLPVATPPNAIAFSYGTLKVLDMAKAGFILNIIGILCINLGINTWGTAMFRLDSFPSWANVTHGAP